The Candidatus Neomarinimicrobiota bacterium genome segment AAATGTGCAGAGAATCATCCCAGAAACCGGCGGCGCGCACCCACTCTGTTTCTGTAGGTAATCTGCCACCAACATAATCAGCATAGGACACTGCGGCATGCCAACTTACATGGGTCATGGGATAATTCTGACGATTGGGAACTGCTGTGAAGATACCCTTCTCATCGTTGAGCATATCACCTGGATGATGGGCATCAAAATGACAGACCAGGTTTCCCGCAGTATCCACAACTTGTCGCAATTCCTTTTCAACCTGATAGTCACCCCTGCCCAATTTGTCGTTGATAAAGGAGGTAAATTCTGCAATAGTGACCTCTGTTGCAGCCATTTTTAGTGCTTTAATCGCCACAGTCCTGCCCCGATACACGAAATTGGCAGCAGGAAGCTCTATCACTGCCGGGTCTGGTCGGTGATCCTCACTATCAACAAGGTTAGCTTTAAGGGGGTATAGTAATTCAGTATGAATGCGGGTAAAGAATTCACCAAATAGCTTTGCTGTATTGGCACGATCGACCGGGTCGAACCGCATTGAATTAGGGGTTTCCATGTGCAGACCGCGAATGGTATTGTTTCTCTGCAAAGTCCCATACATTCGGGTTCCCAATCCGGTATACCAGAAACCAAAGGTCTGACCATTTATGACGTACTCCTGGTGTTCAGGTAGATTTCCAAAAACTAAAAGGGGCGTTGTGTCAAAGTATTTCTTACTTATCTCATTGAACCAGCTAATCATGGTTCGATACTCATTCTGTGTAAAACCGGAGCCATAAGCCTCAATCACTTCCCGATTAATACGCTTGCCCTCGGTATCTTTCATTTTCAGGTCATGACCATGGAAACTGCACAGAAAATCCAGGGGCTGCCCTGGTTCTACTTCTGCAGTTTTCCGAATAATATCTTCATAGGAATGGTAAACACTGTCAATCTCATGACTCCAAATCCGCTCCCGAATGGTCCACTGTCCATCTGCCCGAGGTGCCTTACCCAGAGGACGATTGGCATCAAACCAGTGGCCCAAAAAGGTGAACCGTGGATAGTAGAAAGCTGAAGTTGGCATACCATAATCTTTGGTAAGCGCCTGAACGATTTCCCCGGTAAAAAGGTCACAGTCTCCGTGGGGAGCTGAGATCACAAAATGTCCCCATTGCTCAACATCACCTGGGTATGATTCACCATGCATGTTCAATCTCTGCACCGGAATAGTTGGCTCTGAGGCCTTGGCCACCAGGACTTTATGCGCCCCGGATCTCAGATTATGTTTAGCCAGCATAAAGCGGTTCATCCCGATGACAGTGGAATCATAACTATATGGATACACATTCGCCTGGATGGCAAGATCATCGATGATAACATCCACAACATCACCCAGATCAAGTCCTAACACGGCCATGCTATCAACATTCAAGAACACACCTGGATCCAATTGCAACGCTCCAGCGGGTTGATATTTCACTGTTGAATAAGTCTGAACTGGTTGATCCTGACAGGCAACGATGAGAAGAAATACTATTCCTGCTAAAACGATTGATTTTCTAATTACGCTCATTACACCAACTCCCCTGCTGTATGTCTATTGGTTTTTCTTTTAAATAATTCATCCTCACAAAAATCCAGTAAGGTATTATACATTGGAATAATGCCATCGATACGGGCACACTCATTCGGTTCATGAGCGCCTGTTCCTGGCATTTTTACGATGATGATCTCATCCATGGCATCTTTGAAAAACTTGGCATCTGAGCTGCCATTATCTTTTTTGATCTGGAAAGACCGTCCAAAATTGCGTTCTGCAACAGTAATAAATTGTTGATAAATCTCATGTTGGTCATCTACCTCAAGCCGCTCAGCAACATTGATCATTTCCAGGGACAATTCAGGGACCAGTGCTTCCAACTCGTGAAATAGCTCAGTATAGGACAGATCGTCGATAAAATTGATCCCCAATGTCATCTGAGCTTGATAGGGCAACCCGGAAGGATGCTGTTGGGTTTCGATCTTACTGATGCTGAAAGTGGTATGCCAGTTATCCATATCATTTGCTACGCGATGATCTTTAAAGCGGGCCTGGATCCGGTTGAATCCAT includes the following:
- a CDS encoding SUMF1/EgtB/PvdO family nonheme iron enzyme, which codes for MSVIRKSIVLAGIVFLLIVACQDQPVQTYSTVKYQPAGALQLDPGVFLNVDSMAVLGLDLGDVVDVIIDDLAIQANVYPYSYDSTVIGMNRFMLAKHNLRSGAHKVLVAKASEPTIPVQRLNMHGESYPGDVEQWGHFVISAPHGDCDLFTGEIVQALTKDYGMPTSAFYYPRFTFLGHWFDANRPLGKAPRADGQWTIRERIWSHEIDSVYHSYEDIIRKTAEVEPGQPLDFLCSFHGHDLKMKDTEGKRINREVIEAYGSGFTQNEYRTMISWFNEISKKYFDTTPLLVFGNLPEHQEYVINGQTFGFWYTGLGTRMYGTLQRNNTIRGLHMETPNSMRFDPVDRANTAKLFGEFFTRIHTELLYPLKANLVDSEDHRPDPAVIELPAANFVYRGRTVAIKALKMAATEVTIAEFTSFINDKLGRGDYQVEKELRQVVDTAGNLVCHFDAHHPGDMLNDEKGIFTAVPNRQNYPMTHVSWHAAVSYADYVGGRLPTETEWVRAAGFWDDSLHI